The Vespula pensylvanica isolate Volc-1 chromosome 5, ASM1446617v1, whole genome shotgun sequence genome includes a window with the following:
- the LOC122629107 gene encoding general transcription factor IIE subunit 1, producing the protein MSGEEKIVTEVPSSLKQLARLVVRGFYTIEDALIVDMLVRNPCMKEDDICELLKFERKMLRARISTLRNDKFIQVRLKMETGFDGKAQKVNYYFINYKTFVNVVKYKLDLMRKRMETEERDATSRASFKCTNCLKTFTDLEADQLFDMSTGEFRCTFCREIVEEDQSALPKKDSRLLLAKFNEQLEPLYILLRAVEGIKLAPEILEPEPVDINTIRGIDTRKPSNLRAPNEQWSGEATRTSGFMVEDTRVDVTIGDESSEDNAANRRKERPIWMMESTVINADGSQADGINTQETILDKAAATATNTTTTNTKQGEDIMSVLLAHEKKGGTNSTTSAIKAVLPQESSDSSDNEEINDMQAIDTGEVETMDSEDDDLVPTVSVAGKSVAITDVNDTLIAEMTPTEKEAYIQVYQEYYSHMYD; encoded by the exons GTATGAAAGAGGATGATATTTGTGAACTATTAAAATTTGAACGTAAAATGTTAAGGGCAAGAATATCTACTTTACGTAATGACAAATTTATACAAGTTAGATTAAAAATGGAAACTGGATTTGATGGAAAAGCGCAGAAAGTcaattactattttattaattataag ACGTTTGTAAATGTGGTAAAATATAAGCTGGAtctaatgagaaaaagaatggaaaccGAAGAGCGAGATGCAACTAGTAGAGCTAGTTTCAAGTGtacaaattgtttaaaaacatTTACAGATCTtgaa GCAGATCAATTGTTTGATATGTCAACTGGTGAATTCAGATGTACATTTTGTCGAGAAATAGTTGAAGAGGATCAGTCTGCTCTTCCTAAAAAAGATTCTAGATTGTTATTAGCCAAATTTAATGAACAATTAGAacctttgtatattttattgagGGCAGTAGAAGGTATTAAATTGGCACCTGAAATATTAGAACCTGAGCCAGTGGATATTAATACTATTCGAGG tATTGATACAAGAAAACCAAGCAATCTTAGGGCACCTAATGAACAATGGTCTGGTGAAGCAACAAGAACATCTGGTTTTATGGTAGAAGATACAAGGGTTGATGTTACCATTGGAGATGAATCTTCTGAAGATAATGCAGCaaatcgtagaaaagaaagacctATTTGGATGATGGAAAGTACTGTTATTAACGCTGATGGCTCTCAGGCTGATGGAATAAATACTCAGGAAACAATTTTGGATAAAGCAGCTGCCACTGCCAcaaatactactactacaaacACTAAACAAGGTGAAGATATCATGTCAGTATTATTGGCACATGAAAAGAAAGGTGGGACCAATTCTACAACATCTGCTATAAAAGCAGTATTACCTCAAGAATCCAGTGATAGTAGTGATaatgaagaaattaatgaCATGCAAGCTATTGATACAG gTGAAGTGGAAACTATGGATTCTGAAGATGATGATTTAGTACCAACAGTCAGTGTGGCTGGAAAAAGTGTTGCTATTACAGATGTTAATGATACATTAATAGCAGAAATGACACCCACAGAGAAAGAAGCTTATATTCAAGTTTATCAGGAATATTATTCTCATATGTATGACTAA